From Butyricimonas paravirosa, one genomic window encodes:
- a CDS encoding glycoside hydrolase family 3 N-terminal domain-containing protein, translated as MSLDEKIGQLIMVAAYSNKDSVYENHLEATIEKYHIGGIIFFQGSPRSQALMTNTYQQSAKIPLMIGMDAENGVGWRIKPAMEFPNQTLLGAIRDTNLIYRLGAAIGQQCRTMGIHVNFAPVADINVNPKNPVIGIRSFGEKKEEVGNRTLQYMRGLQSQHVMAVAKHFPGHGDTDVDSHLALPLIRHSAARIDTVELYPFRQLFEAGIPGVMIAHLNVPSYDTANIPASLSKQIITDLLRDKLHFDGLCFTDAMNMKGVTKGRTPGEADVEALAAGNDILLFPENVEASVRKIKAAIRKGVLTEEMINEKCRKVLKAKAEFVLPYVAPVDTARLTERLSSPSAKALLQETYAKAITLVKNDGLLLPLTHLDTLRIASLNFGDRKAPVFESTLEKYAPCAHFSLSPGASKEKMEKLINNLSEYNCVILYNSAARNTASRQFGATMELVNIIKQLKGKHIVFCHPATPYGIDLYSYLPMDAIIVSYSHDTPAQQFAAQAIFGGINVNGKLPVSINRYYPAGTGLSTPKLRLGYYQPESCGMDSQILLKIDSICQAAIKAKATPGCQVLVAKDGYIVYNKAFGFNTYDRKKKNTTDNIYDIASITKIAATLPAVMMLYDQQYITLDSPIVRYSYSLRETDKQDITVKELLLHSAGLRASFSFFQHAIDWDKMQGRLFTTKYTKTNTRKLRDRLYLNPKFTYRDSTFNFTGGEGYLVVSPHFYIHKHFQDSIHDLILNSKLLPQKKYTYSDLGFVLLKDIVEEQSATPFDVYCRKHFFKRLGAYNTDFNAHFNLDMKRVVPANEDDIFRKSQLHGYVHDPIAALMGGVSGNAGLFSTAEDLAKIMSVYLNRGTYGGERLIDSTTIDLFTQTQLPLDQNRRGLGFDKPETLPNKSGPTCKEAPCSSYGHTGFTGAIAWNDPDNQLIYIFLSNRIYPNEFNDKLIKDNIRTKIQEVIYKAILK; from the coding sequence AGCCTGGATGAAAAGATCGGACAACTGATCATGGTTGCAGCCTATAGCAACAAAGACAGCGTGTACGAGAACCACCTGGAAGCAACCATTGAAAAGTATCATATCGGGGGCATCATCTTCTTTCAAGGCAGCCCACGAAGTCAGGCTTTGATGACAAACACCTATCAACAGAGTGCTAAAATTCCCCTCATGATCGGTATGGATGCAGAAAACGGGGTCGGCTGGCGGATCAAACCCGCCATGGAATTTCCCAACCAGACCTTGTTGGGAGCCATTCGAGACACGAATCTGATTTACCGTCTGGGAGCAGCCATCGGACAACAATGCCGGACAATGGGTATTCACGTGAACTTTGCTCCCGTGGCCGACATTAATGTTAACCCTAAAAACCCGGTCATCGGCATCCGGTCATTCGGGGAAAAGAAAGAAGAAGTTGGCAACCGGACCCTGCAATACATGCGAGGCCTGCAATCCCAGCACGTGATGGCCGTGGCTAAACACTTCCCGGGACACGGGGACACAGACGTCGATTCCCACTTGGCACTACCCTTAATTCGCCACTCCGCGGCACGTATTGACACGGTTGAATTGTACCCCTTCCGCCAACTTTTCGAGGCTGGGATACCGGGTGTCATGATTGCCCACCTAAACGTACCTTCCTACGATACGGCCAATATCCCGGCTTCTCTATCCAAACAGATCATCACGGACCTGCTACGCGATAAATTACACTTCGATGGTCTGTGTTTCACGGACGCCATGAACATGAAAGGTGTCACCAAAGGAAGAACTCCCGGAGAGGCTGATGTAGAGGCGCTAGCAGCAGGAAACGACATTTTGTTATTCCCGGAAAACGTGGAAGCTTCCGTGAGGAAAATCAAAGCAGCCATCCGAAAAGGCGTTCTCACGGAAGAGATGATCAACGAAAAATGCCGGAAAGTCCTTAAAGCAAAAGCAGAATTCGTACTCCCGTATGTTGCTCCCGTGGATACCGCCCGGCTAACCGAACGATTGAGTTCCCCATCAGCCAAAGCTCTATTACAAGAAACATACGCCAAAGCGATTACTCTCGTGAAAAATGACGGTCTCCTGCTCCCGTTGACACATTTAGACACGCTACGCATTGCCTCATTAAATTTTGGAGACCGGAAAGCCCCCGTTTTCGAGAGTACACTAGAGAAATACGCCCCTTGCGCTCACTTTTCTCTATCTCCTGGTGCTTCAAAAGAAAAAATGGAGAAACTGATTAACAATCTATCGGAATACAATTGTGTTATCCTATATAACAGTGCCGCCCGTAACACGGCATCCCGGCAATTCGGGGCGACCATGGAACTTGTCAATATTATCAAGCAACTGAAAGGAAAACACATCGTGTTCTGCCATCCGGCCACACCCTACGGAATCGACCTGTACAGCTATCTTCCCATGGATGCCATCATCGTGAGCTATTCACACGACACTCCCGCACAACAATTTGCCGCCCAAGCCATTTTCGGGGGAATCAACGTGAACGGAAAATTACCCGTGAGCATTAACCGCTATTATCCCGCCGGTACCGGGTTATCCACCCCGAAACTGCGGTTAGGATATTACCAGCCGGAAAGTTGCGGCATGGATTCACAGATCCTACTTAAAATTGACAGCATATGCCAAGCCGCCATAAAAGCAAAAGCAACTCCCGGCTGCCAGGTTCTCGTGGCAAAAGACGGTTATATTGTCTACAACAAAGCCTTTGGTTTCAACACGTATGATAGAAAAAAGAAAAACACGACCGACAACATATACGACATCGCTTCCATCACGAAAATAGCGGCTACTCTTCCGGCTGTCATGATGCTTTATGACCAGCAATATATAACACTCGACTCCCCGATTGTCCGATACTCTTACTCTCTTCGGGAAACCGACAAGCAAGATATTACCGTCAAGGAATTGTTGTTACATTCAGCCGGATTAAGGGCATCTTTTTCTTTCTTCCAGCACGCCATTGACTGGGATAAAATGCAAGGTCGGTTGTTCACGACAAAATACACGAAAACCAATACCCGCAAACTCCGAGATCGACTTTACCTGAATCCCAAATTCACGTACCGGGACAGCACGTTTAATTTCACGGGGGGCGAAGGCTATTTGGTCGTTTCCCCACATTTCTACATTCACAAACATTTCCAAGACTCCATTCACGATTTGATTTTAAACTCCAAACTGCTACCCCAGAAAAAATACACGTATAGCGACCTTGGATTCGTACTATTAAAAGACATCGTGGAAGAACAGTCCGCCACACCTTTTGACGTTTATTGCCGGAAACATTTCTTTAAAAGACTGGGAGCCTATAACACGGACTTCAACGCTCATTTTAATCTCGACATGAAAAGAGTGGTTCCCGCCAATGAAGATGATATTTTCAGAAAATCTCAATTACACGGGTACGTGCATGACCCGATCGCAGCACTTATGGGCGGAGTGTCCGGTAATGCCGGTTTGTTCTCCACGGCAGAAGATCTAGCCAAAATCATGAGCGTCTACCTGAACCGCGGGACATACGGGGGGGAACGTCTTATCGATTCTACGACTATTGACCTTTTCACTCAAACACAATTACCTCTCGACCAAAACAGACGGGGTCTCGGATTCGACAAACCGGAAACCTTGCCCAACAAATCAGGCCCGACCTGCAAGGAAGCCCCTTGTTCCAGTTACGGACACACGGGATTCACGGGAGCCATCGCGTGGAACGATCCGGACAACCAATTAATCTACATCTTTCTATCCAACCGGATTTACCCCAACGAATTCAACGACAAACTTATCAAAGACAATATCCGTACAAAAATTCAAGAGGTCATTTATAAAGCAATCCTGAAATAG
- a CDS encoding fumarate reductase/succinate dehydrogenase flavoprotein subunit: MTELNAKIPAGPLAQKWSNHKAHINVVSPANKRKLDVIIVGTGLAGGSAAASLAELGYNVTTFCYQDSPRRAHSIAAQGGINAAKNYTNDNDSVYRLFYETIKGGDYRAREANVYRLAEVSNAIIDQCVAQGVPFARDYGGLLDNRSFGGALVSRTFYARGQTGQQLLLGCYGAMNRQIEKGKIKSYTRHEVLDIVIVDGKARGVIARDLVTGKIERFGAHAVVLATGGYGNVFFLSTNAMGCNGSAAWQAYKRGAMFGNPCFVQIHPTCIPVHGDQQSKLTLMSESLRNDGRVWVPKKLEDAKKLQAGTLHPNDIPDEDRDFYLERRYPAFGNLVPRDVASRAAKERCDAGFGVNNTGKAVFLDFKYAIDRLGRHVIEERYGNLFQMYEKITAVDPYNNPMMIYPAIHYSMGGLWVDYNLMTTIPGLYAIGECNFSDHGANRLGASALMQGLADGYFVLPYTIGDYLAHDIQTPKIKTNTPEFDAAEKNVTDHLRRLYDIKGTKSPDHFHKMLGHIMWDYIGMAREAEGLKKAIKLIAELKEEFYKDLRVTGEFTAMNNELEKAGRVADFIDIAHLMALDALDRNESCGGHFRLESVTEEGEAKRDDEHYQYVSVWEYKGDNKEPELHKEALVFENIQVAQRSYK, from the coding sequence ATGACAGAATTAAACGCTAAAATACCTGCAGGCCCGCTAGCCCAGAAATGGTCGAATCACAAAGCCCATATCAATGTTGTGAGCCCTGCTAATAAAAGAAAACTTGATGTTATCATCGTAGGTACCGGACTTGCCGGAGGATCGGCTGCTGCCAGTCTTGCTGAATTGGGATACAACGTAACCACGTTCTGTTACCAAGACTCTCCTCGTCGTGCTCACTCTATTGCTGCTCAGGGAGGTATCAACGCCGCTAAGAACTACACGAATGATAACGACTCTGTATACAGGCTATTTTATGAAACTATCAAAGGTGGTGACTACCGTGCTCGTGAGGCTAACGTGTATCGTTTGGCTGAAGTAAGTAACGCCATCATCGACCAATGTGTCGCTCAAGGTGTACCGTTTGCTCGTGATTACGGCGGTCTTTTGGACAACCGTTCTTTCGGTGGAGCATTGGTAAGCCGTACGTTCTACGCCCGCGGTCAGACCGGACAACAATTGTTGTTAGGATGTTACGGGGCTATGAACCGTCAGATTGAAAAAGGTAAAATCAAATCATATACCCGTCACGAAGTATTGGATATCGTTATCGTGGACGGAAAAGCAAGAGGTGTTATTGCCCGTGACTTAGTTACCGGAAAGATCGAACGTTTCGGAGCTCATGCCGTGGTACTGGCTACCGGAGGATACGGTAACGTGTTCTTCTTGTCAACCAACGCCATGGGATGTAACGGTAGTGCTGCTTGGCAAGCTTACAAACGCGGTGCTATGTTCGGAAATCCTTGCTTCGTGCAGATCCACCCGACTTGTATTCCGGTACACGGAGACCAACAAAGTAAATTAACTTTGATGTCCGAGTCATTACGTAATGACGGACGTGTTTGGGTTCCGAAAAAATTGGAAGATGCCAAGAAATTACAGGCTGGTACGTTACACCCGAACGATATTCCGGACGAAGACCGTGACTTCTACTTGGAGCGTCGTTACCCGGCATTCGGAAACTTGGTTCCGCGTGACGTGGCATCCCGTGCTGCTAAAGAAAGATGCGACGCCGGATTCGGAGTAAACAACACCGGTAAAGCCGTATTCTTGGATTTCAAATACGCTATCGACCGTTTGGGAAGACACGTGATTGAAGAACGTTACGGAAACTTGTTCCAGATGTACGAAAAGATCACTGCTGTAGACCCGTACAACAACCCGATGATGATTTACCCAGCAATCCACTACTCTATGGGAGGTCTTTGGGTTGACTACAACTTGATGACGACCATTCCGGGATTGTACGCTATCGGAGAATGTAACTTCTCTGACCACGGTGCTAACCGTTTGGGGGCATCTGCTTTGATGCAAGGTTTGGCTGACGGATATTTCGTTCTGCCGTACACGATTGGAGATTATCTCGCACACGATATTCAAACCCCGAAAATCAAAACTAACACGCCGGAGTTCGACGCCGCTGAAAAGAACGTTACCGATCACTTGCGTAGATTGTATGACATCAAGGGTACAAAATCACCGGATCACTTCCACAAAATGTTGGGACACATCATGTGGGATTACATCGGAATGGCTCGCGAGGCTGAGGGCTTGAAAAAAGCAATCAAATTAATTGCCGAGTTGAAAGAAGAATTTTACAAGGATTTGCGCGTAACCGGAGAGTTTACCGCTATGAACAACGAGCTTGAAAAAGCCGGTCGTGTGGCAGACTTCATCGACATCGCACACCTGATGGCATTGGATGCCTTGGATCGTAACGAATCCTGCGGAGGTCACTTCCGTTTGGAATCAGTTACCGAAGAAGGTGAAGCAAAACGTGATGACGAACACTACCAGTATGTTTCCGTTTGGGAATACAAGGGAGACAACAAAGAACCTGAATTACACAAGGAGGCCCTTGTATTTGAAAATATTCAGGTAGCTCAACGTTCTTATAAATAA
- a CDS encoding AAA family ATPase has product MENKPFIFGVATSGDNFTDREKETLRLVLNFQHGVNTVLISPRRWGKTSLVQKACSLAQSDKLKIVYLDIFSCRSDRDFYDAFASAILKQTSSKLDEWLEHAKLFLSRISPKISMGTDPMTDFSISLEINPKSNNIDEILQLPEKIAQKKGYNIVVCIDEFQQIAEFKDSKTFQKRLRSIWQLQKSVSYCLFGSKKHLMNELFEKKSLPFYKFGDAIYLSKIETRDWIDYICRRFKATGKRISEKLAEKICQIVDNHSSYVQQLAWLVWIHTDKIATEQDFETAYQDIIDQNTPLFEKQTESLTTYQMNFLRAIIDGVHSEFTTQEILHKYQLGSSANVSIVKRALVKKELIEIEKRQVIIPDPVMAVWLKRELRM; this is encoded by the coding sequence ATGGAGAATAAGCCTTTTATATTTGGAGTTGCAACATCAGGCGACAATTTCACGGACCGAGAGAAAGAAACGTTACGCTTGGTATTAAATTTTCAGCATGGTGTAAATACGGTACTAATCTCACCTCGCCGCTGGGGGAAGACCTCTTTAGTACAGAAAGCGTGCAGTTTGGCACAATCAGATAAATTAAAAATCGTCTATCTCGACATTTTTTCTTGTCGCAGCGATCGAGATTTTTATGACGCATTCGCTTCCGCTATTCTCAAACAGACATCTTCAAAATTGGATGAATGGCTTGAGCACGCTAAATTGTTCCTTTCCCGTATCAGTCCTAAAATTTCGATGGGGACCGATCCTATGACGGATTTTTCCATATCGCTTGAAATAAATCCCAAAAGTAACAATATCGATGAAATCTTGCAGCTCCCTGAAAAAATAGCCCAAAAAAAAGGTTACAATATCGTCGTTTGTATCGACGAATTCCAGCAGATTGCCGAGTTCAAAGATTCCAAAACCTTCCAGAAGCGATTACGCTCTATTTGGCAATTACAAAAGTCGGTATCGTATTGTCTATTCGGTAGCAAGAAACATTTGATGAATGAACTCTTCGAAAAAAAGAGCCTTCCTTTCTATAAATTCGGGGATGCTATCTATTTGTCAAAAATCGAGACTCGGGATTGGATAGACTATATATGTAGGCGTTTCAAAGCTACAGGCAAACGAATTTCAGAAAAGTTAGCCGAAAAAATCTGCCAAATAGTAGATAATCATTCTTCATACGTGCAGCAGTTGGCATGGTTAGTATGGATTCATACGGACAAAATTGCCACGGAACAAGATTTCGAGACAGCATATCAAGATATTATCGACCAAAATACACCGCTATTCGAAAAGCAAACCGAGAGTCTTACAACTTATCAAATGAATTTTTTACGAGCAATCATAGATGGAGTTCATAGTGAGTTTACCACACAGGAGATTTTGCATAAGTACCAACTCGGATCGTCGGCCAATGTTAGCATCGTAAAACGAGCCTTGGTAAAGAAAGAACTTATAGAAATAGAAAAACGTCAAGTGATTATTCCCGATCCCGTAATGGCCGTATGGTTGAAACGGGAGTTACGAATGTAA
- a CDS encoding alpha/beta fold hydrolase has product MKLFFRTIGEGTPLIILHGLWGASENWLPIAHLLEDKFQVILPDVRNHGQSPHDEAMNYEEMSNDVIELIKDLKLPVRPHIVGHSMGGKIVMALLLKRPELVNRAVVVDIAPVSYSQRDGGSHNRIIDFMANFDLSRLHSREEVKEAIQQHFRTERSQQLFLKNIKKTTSGFEWKINHRVISKHFDEISGCPSSLPNSTYDKEILFIKGEQSNLITGIECLQKEFPAARLVELPQCGHWIHSEQPKKLAQAIKNFLIK; this is encoded by the coding sequence ATGAAATTATTCTTTCGTACCATTGGAGAGGGGACTCCTCTAATTATACTTCACGGTCTATGGGGTGCATCTGAAAATTGGCTTCCCATTGCCCATTTACTAGAAGATAAATTCCAAGTCATCTTACCTGATGTCCGTAATCACGGTCAATCTCCCCATGACGAGGCCATGAATTACGAGGAGATGAGTAATGACGTCATTGAACTCATTAAGGACCTTAAACTCCCCGTCCGTCCCCATATCGTGGGCCACTCGATGGGAGGAAAAATCGTGATGGCTTTATTACTGAAAAGACCAGAACTTGTGAATCGAGCCGTGGTCGTGGATATTGCTCCAGTATCCTATTCCCAACGGGACGGGGGAAGTCATAACCGGATTATTGATTTTATGGCGAATTTTGACCTTTCCCGGTTACATAGTCGAGAAGAAGTTAAGGAAGCCATTCAGCAACATTTCAGAACGGAACGCTCTCAACAATTATTTTTAAAGAACATCAAAAAGACTACCTCCGGTTTCGAATGGAAAATCAACCACCGGGTGATCAGCAAGCATTTTGACGAGATCAGCGGTTGCCCGTCCTCACTGCCCAACAGCACGTACGACAAAGAAATCCTATTCATTAAAGGTGAACAATCCAACCTAATCACAGGGATAGAATGCCTGCAAAAAGAATTTCCGGCTGCCCGCCTCGTCGAACTCCCACAATGTGGTCATTGGATTCATAGCGAACAGCCGAAAAAACTGGCTCAAGCAATTAAAAATTTCCTTATAAAATAA
- a CDS encoding succinate dehydrogenase cytochrome b subunit: MSNFLTSSIGKKIILSLSGLFLIAFLCVHLALNLLLIVDNSGELFNIGAHFMATNPIIKIVEPILAIGFIIHIILASILTLQNRGARPIKYDLRRQSGNCTWSSRNMYILGGLVLIFLFVHLWNFWWKIKFAGDPLLTEINVDGTTMENTYALVSGLFKSSIIYCFLYILGGIFLGLHLTHGFWSAFQSIGFCNQIWRKRLECLAKIFAFIIAAGFSIIPLYFMLGLAN, encoded by the coding sequence ATGAGTAATTTCTTAACATCGTCGATCGGGAAAAAGATCATTCTGAGTTTATCAGGCCTTTTTCTTATTGCGTTTTTGTGCGTCCACTTAGCACTGAATCTACTTTTGATTGTAGATAATAGTGGAGAGTTATTTAACATCGGGGCCCATTTCATGGCTACGAATCCTATCATTAAAATCGTAGAACCGATTCTTGCCATAGGATTCATTATCCATATCATCTTGGCTTCTATCCTGACTCTTCAAAACAGAGGCGCACGTCCTATCAAGTACGATCTTCGCAGACAATCAGGGAATTGTACATGGTCATCCAGAAACATGTACATCTTGGGAGGTCTGGTTTTGATCTTCTTGTTTGTTCACCTTTGGAACTTCTGGTGGAAAATCAAGTTTGCCGGAGATCCTCTCTTAACCGAGATCAACGTGGACGGTACTACCATGGAAAACACCTATGCTTTGGTTTCCGGACTATTTAAATCAAGTATCATCTACTGTTTCCTTTACATCTTGGGAGGTATTTTCTTAGGATTACACTTGACCCACGGTTTCTGGTCAGCTTTCCAATCTATCGGTTTCTGTAACCAAATTTGGAGAAAAAGACTGGAATGTTTGGCTAAAATCTTCGCTTTCATCATTGCTGCAGGCTTTAGCATCATTCCGCTTTATTTCATGCTTGGACTGGCAAACTAA
- a CDS encoding succinate dehydrogenase/fumarate reductase iron-sulfur subunit has product MADKILKELTLKIWRQKDAKSKGGFETYKIHDISTGSSFLEMLDILNEQLVSENKEPVAFDHDCREGICGTCSLFIDGRAHGPDDDVTTCQLHMRRFEEGATITIEPWRCGAFPVIKDLIVDRGAYEKILQAGGYVSVNTGGVPDGNAIPIGKPAADEAMDAAACIGCGACAATCKNSSAMLFVAAKVSQLALLPQGKIEAARRAKAMVAKMDELGFGNCTNTGACESECPKSISIEHIARLNREFLKAKLKD; this is encoded by the coding sequence ATGGCAGATAAAATATTAAAAGAACTAACCCTAAAGATCTGGCGTCAAAAAGATGCAAAATCAAAAGGTGGGTTTGAAACTTACAAGATTCATGATATTTCAACCGGTAGCTCATTCCTTGAAATGCTTGACATTCTGAATGAACAACTGGTTAGCGAGAACAAAGAACCGGTGGCTTTCGATCACGACTGTCGCGAAGGTATCTGTGGAACCTGTAGTTTATTCATCGATGGACGTGCACACGGACCGGATGATGACGTAACCACTTGTCAATTACACATGCGTCGTTTCGAAGAAGGTGCAACGATCACCATCGAACCGTGGCGTTGCGGGGCTTTCCCGGTAATTAAAGACTTGATCGTGGACCGTGGTGCTTACGAGAAGATTCTGCAAGCCGGTGGTTACGTTTCAGTAAATACCGGTGGTGTTCCTGACGGAAATGCAATTCCAATCGGGAAACCGGCTGCCGACGAGGCTATGGACGCTGCCGCTTGTATCGGTTGTGGAGCTTGTGCCGCTACTTGTAAGAACTCTTCAGCTATGCTTTTCGTGGCTGCTAAAGTTTCCCAGTTGGCTCTTCTTCCGCAAGGAAAGATCGAAGCTGCTCGCCGTGCTAAAGCTATGGTGGCTAAAATGGACGAACTCGGATTCGGTAACTGTACCAACACGGGTGCCTGCGAATCAGAATGTCCGAAGAGCATCTCTATCGAGCACATCGCTCGCTTGAACAGAGAGTTCTTGAAAGCTAAATTGAAAGACTAA
- a CDS encoding type I phosphomannose isomerase catalytic subunit, with translation MLYPLKFHPILKKKIWGGERLAYKSEEHEESIGESWEISAVEDNISVVSNGILADNDLQELIEVYMGDLVGDHIYEKFGIEFPLLIKYIDANDDLSIQVHPDDETAKERHNAYGKTEMWYIVDAEKDASLVLGFNHEIDKATYLQALHQNKLMDLLNVQKVKKGESFFIPAGLVHAIGKGCLIAEIQQTSDITYRIYDYNRKDANGNTRELHTDLATDVIDYSYQPQHRVNYTPQDNQSAKLVKCPYFTTNLLVFDRDIEKEYVHLDSFVIYMCLQGKFTITTGECEPVLVNKGETVLVPACFKNLTLYPDDITQVLEIYVEE, from the coding sequence ATGTTATACCCGTTAAAATTCCATCCAATTCTCAAAAAAAAGATATGGGGAGGTGAAAGACTAGCTTATAAAAGTGAAGAACACGAAGAATCCATTGGTGAAAGTTGGGAAATATCGGCCGTGGAGGACAATATCTCGGTGGTATCAAACGGAATCCTTGCTGACAACGATTTACAAGAGTTAATCGAAGTATACATGGGAGACCTCGTCGGGGATCATATCTACGAGAAATTCGGCATTGAATTTCCCCTATTAATTAAATATATTGATGCGAATGACGATCTGTCCATCCAAGTACACCCGGATGACGAGACGGCAAAAGAACGTCATAATGCCTATGGTAAAACTGAAATGTGGTATATCGTCGATGCAGAAAAGGATGCCTCTCTCGTGTTGGGATTCAATCACGAAATTGACAAGGCAACCTATCTTCAGGCATTACACCAGAACAAACTCATGGATTTATTGAATGTCCAAAAAGTAAAGAAAGGGGAAAGTTTCTTTATTCCTGCCGGATTGGTACACGCTATTGGGAAAGGATGCCTGATCGCAGAAATTCAACAGACTTCCGACATTACATACCGAATTTACGACTACAACCGGAAAGATGCCAACGGGAACACACGTGAACTACACACGGATTTAGCCACAGACGTGATCGATTACAGCTATCAACCACAACACCGAGTAAACTATACCCCACAGGATAATCAATCCGCAAAACTCGTGAAATGCCCTTATTTTACCACGAATTTACTCGTATTTGACCGGGACATAGAGAAAGAGTACGTTCACCTTGATTCATTTGTAATCTACATGTGCCTGCAAGGAAAATTCACCATCACAACCGGGGAATGCGAACCGGTATTGGTCAACAAGGGAGAAACCGTTCTTGTACCCGCTTGTTTTAAAAATCTCACGCTATACCCGGATGACATAACGCAAGTCCTAGAGATTTACGTGGAAGAGTAA
- the kdsA gene encoding 3-deoxy-8-phosphooctulonate synthase — MVYNELINQEMFFLLAGPCVIEGEEMALNIAEHVKKVTDRLGIPYVFKGSFKKANRSRLDSFTGIGDEKALKILAKVRAEFGIPVVTDIHTERDAEMAAEYVDVLQIPAFLCRQTDLLVAAAKTGKIVNIKKGQFLSPESMKFAVDKVRESGDDRVMVTERGTTFGYQDLIVDYRGISIMQQACQCPVVVDVTHSLQQPNQASGVTGGQPALIETIAKAGIAVGADGIFIETHADPSCAKSDGANMLRLDLIEGLLERLVRIREAIR; from the coding sequence ATGGTATATAATGAATTGATAAATCAGGAGATGTTTTTTTTGTTGGCCGGACCTTGCGTGATCGAGGGAGAGGAGATGGCTTTAAATATTGCGGAACACGTGAAGAAGGTGACGGATCGTTTGGGAATCCCGTACGTGTTCAAGGGATCATTCAAAAAAGCTAACCGCTCGCGTTTGGATTCTTTCACGGGGATCGGGGACGAGAAGGCGTTGAAGATATTAGCCAAGGTGAGAGCTGAATTTGGTATTCCGGTGGTGACGGATATTCACACGGAACGGGATGCGGAAATGGCTGCCGAGTACGTGGATGTATTACAGATACCGGCTTTCTTATGTCGCCAGACCGATTTGCTGGTAGCTGCTGCTAAAACGGGAAAGATTGTGAATATCAAGAAAGGGCAGTTCCTTTCTCCCGAGTCCATGAAATTTGCCGTGGACAAGGTAAGAGAATCCGGGGATGATCGGGTAATGGTAACAGAACGGGGAACGACGTTTGGGTATCAAGATCTGATCGTGGACTACCGCGGAATCAGTATCATGCAACAGGCTTGCCAGTGTCCGGTGGTTGTGGATGTGACGCATTCTTTGCAACAACCGAATCAGGCTTCCGGGGTAACCGGGGGACAGCCTGCATTAATAGAAACAATAGCCAAGGCTGGAATTGCCGTGGGTGCCGATGGTATTTTTATTGAAACACATGCTGATCCTAGTTGTGCGAAGTCGGATGGAGCAAATATGTTACGTCTGGACTTGATTGAAGGATTGTTAGAAAGACTGGTTCGCATCAGAGAAGCGATAAGATAG